From Spiroplasma monobiae MQ-1, a single genomic window includes:
- the ispG gene encoding flavodoxin-dependent (E)-4-hydroxy-3-methylbut-2-enyl-diphosphate synthase, producing the protein MINRINTRKVMVKDIQIGGNNQVVIQSMTTSKTHNVEETLKQVNSLYKEGCQIVRVAVLGIDDANALKEIVEKSPVPIVADIHFNYKFALIAADAGCAKIRINPGNIGIEENTIAVVEKCKEKNIPIRIGVNSGSLPKKMVAKYGWTAKAMVESLREHIEILEKYDFKNIIYSLKATDPLMAIEAYELASENWDYPAHLGITEAGSLLNGAIKSSFGLGYLLHKGIGSTIRISLSEDPVEEIKVAKRLLNSMGLFENMVEVIACPTCGRLEFSLREVVKEVEEFVEELQFPLKVAILGCVVNGPGEASQADIGIAGGNKGGIIFKKGKIFKTVEQDRLVPELKDLIMEYYDEWKKMQ; encoded by the coding sequence ATGATAAATAGAATAAACACTAGAAAAGTGATGGTAAAAGATATTCAAATTGGTGGAAATAACCAAGTGGTAATACAATCTATGACAACTTCTAAAACACACAATGTTGAAGAAACTTTAAAACAAGTAAATTCTCTTTATAAAGAGGGTTGTCAAATAGTTCGAGTTGCCGTTTTGGGAATTGATGATGCAAACGCCTTAAAGGAAATTGTTGAAAAATCACCAGTTCCTATAGTTGCAGATATACACTTTAATTATAAATTTGCATTAATAGCAGCAGATGCTGGTTGTGCAAAGATTAGAATTAATCCAGGAAATATTGGAATTGAAGAAAATACAATTGCTGTTGTAGAAAAATGCAAAGAAAAAAACATACCAATAAGAATTGGTGTCAATTCAGGAAGTCTTCCAAAAAAAATGGTTGCAAAATATGGATGAACAGCAAAAGCTATGGTCGAATCTTTAAGAGAGCACATTGAAATTTTAGAAAAGTATGATTTTAAAAATATAATATATTCTTTAAAAGCAACAGACCCATTAATGGCTATAGAAGCTTATGAACTGGCAAGTGAAAACTGAGATTATCCAGCTCACCTTGGAATTACAGAAGCTGGTAGTTTATTAAATGGAGCTATAAAATCCAGTTTTGGATTAGGTTATTTATTACACAAAGGAATAGGAAGCACTATAAGAATAAGTTTAAGTGAAGATCCCGTTGAAGAAATTAAAGTTGCAAAGAGATTATTAAACTCAATGGGTTTATTTGAAAATATGGTTGAAGTTATTGCTTGCCCAACTTGTGGTAGATTAGAGTTTTCACTAAGAGAAGTTGTTAAAGAAGTTGAAGAATTTGTAGAAGAACTACAATTTCCTTTAAAGGTTGCTATCTTAGGTTGTGTTGTTAACGGTCCTGGAGAAGCTAGCCAGGCAGACATTGGAATTGCCGGAGGTAATAAAGGTGGAATAATTTTTAAAAAAGGTAAAATATTTAAGACCGTTGAACAAGATAGGCTGGTTCCAGAATTAAAAGATTTAATAATGGAATATTATGATGAATGAAAAAAAATGCAATAG